From Scytonema millei VB511283, the proteins below share one genomic window:
- a CDS encoding class I SAM-dependent methyltransferase yields MSIDLLNQTLYEKPSTVKEYICTQKYLWIEEKTIFEKYEQHIKDKAILDVGCGGGRTAIALSELTPNYTGIDYSLEMVKACQKWHSSLNFLHGDASDMHMFDAESFDFIIFSFNGIDCMSHEKRIKTLEEIYRVLKSGGIFAFSSHNLDDRKIVTAFNKYDIKRPRSLVKNVLNVMSYLKVRKYQIHADTYEILSDPLAGFGHLTYYIRKQEQVKQLVNVGFQNIAILNRQAQFVDVDSLDRDSEWLHYICQKPMSKANVKSRCQ; encoded by the coding sequence ATGTCAATCGATTTGCTCAATCAAACCTTATATGAAAAGCCGAGTACTGTTAAAGAGTATATATGCACGCAAAAATATTTATGGATAGAAGAAAAAACTATTTTTGAAAAGTACGAGCAGCATATCAAAGATAAGGCAATTCTTGATGTTGGCTGTGGTGGTGGGAGAACGGCGATCGCTCTAAGCGAACTGACCCCAAATTATACAGGGATCGATTATTCGCTGGAAATGGTTAAAGCGTGTCAGAAATGGCATAGTTCTCTAAATTTCCTACACGGTGATGCTAGCGATATGCATATGTTTGATGCGGAGAGTTTTGATTTTATTATTTTTTCCTTTAATGGCATCGATTGCATGTCGCATGAAAAGAGAATAAAAACGTTGGAAGAAATCTACAGGGTTTTAAAAAGTGGCGGAATATTTGCATTTTCCAGTCACAATTTAGACGATCGCAAAATTGTCACTGCCTTTAATAAGTACGACATAAAACGTCCGCGATCGCTCGTGAAAAATGTTCTCAACGTCATGAGTTATTTGAAAGTAAGAAAGTATCAGATACATGCCGATACATATGAAATTCTCAGCGATCCTTTAGCAGGTTTCGGACATTTGACATACTACATTAGAAAGCAAGAGCAGGTAAAGCAGCTTGTAAATGTTGGTTTTCAAAACATTGCTATCCTCAATCGCCAAGCCCAATTTGTTGATGTTGATTCTTTAGACAGAGACAGCGAGTGGTTGCACTACATTTGTCAAAAGCCAATGTCAAAAGCCAATGTCAAAAGTCGATGTCAATAA
- a CDS encoding glycosyltransferase, producing MDKPLVSGIVIFLNEERFIEEAIASVFAQTYNNWELLLVDDGSTDGSTAIARRYAEQYPHKVRYLEHENHQNCGMSAARNLGIRHAQGEYIAFLDADDIWLPQKLEQQVAILESQPKAAMLYGRTHFWFSWTGNQSDRQYNYFTELGVEPDTLVQPPTLLKLFLQNESTVASTCSVLIRREVFQNIGEFEPEFRTMYEDMVFYTKVFLQAPVFVSGKCWDRYRQHPQSSCRVAIQEGEYNSFHASPTRGTFLRWVETYLRDRGAEGTQVWSVLQTELMPYRYPWLYSVGQMLRLWRQQVKKALKSAGRRVLSRDLLYWLKFQKRFRGTSQLGGVRFGNLRRLKPVSHNFGFNRGLPIDRYYIEKFLASHADAIHGHVLEVSENKYTLKFGGDRVSKSDVLHVTQDNLAATIVADLTCCDEDSLPSNTFDCIMVTQTLPFIYDVRAAIATLHRILKPGGTILATFAGISQVSRSDMETWGEYWRFTTLSTRKLFSEAFPADQIEVEAYGNVLAAMSFLQGLAVEELRQEELDYFDPDYELLISVRATKPEVNHDNTWSESTWSQSDTRVCSSLSQPTSTRVADPALSSGH from the coding sequence ATGGACAAACCTCTGGTTTCTGGGATCGTTATCTTCCTAAATGAAGAACGGTTTATTGAGGAAGCAATCGCTAGTGTTTTTGCCCAGACTTACAACAACTGGGAACTGCTATTAGTTGATGATGGCTCCACGGATGGTAGTACGGCGATCGCCCGTCGCTATGCCGAACAATACCCTCACAAAGTTCGTTATCTCGAACACGAAAATCACCAAAATTGCGGTATGAGTGCGGCGCGAAACTTAGGCATTCGTCACGCTCAAGGCGAGTACATTGCTTTTCTTGACGCTGACGACATTTGGCTGCCACAAAAGTTGGAACAGCAAGTTGCCATTCTAGAATCGCAGCCCAAAGCCGCCATGCTTTACGGACGCACTCACTTTTGGTTCAGTTGGACGGGAAACCAGAGCGATCGTCAATACAACTATTTCACCGAATTGGGCGTTGAACCCGACACTCTAGTCCAGCCACCCACACTGCTAAAACTCTTTTTACAAAATGAATCTACCGTCGCATCTACTTGTAGCGTCCTGATCCGCCGCGAGGTATTTCAAAATATTGGTGAATTTGAGCCAGAATTTCGCACCATGTACGAAGATATGGTCTTTTACACCAAAGTCTTTCTTCAAGCGCCCGTGTTTGTCTCAGGGAAATGCTGGGATCGCTACCGACAGCACCCTCAAAGTAGTTGTCGCGTAGCAATTCAGGAGGGAGAGTATAACTCTTTTCACGCCAGTCCCACTCGTGGCACTTTCTTGCGTTGGGTAGAGACTTACTTACGCGATCGCGGTGCTGAGGGAACGCAGGTGTGGAGCGTTCTTCAAACAGAATTAATGCCTTATCGGTATCCGTGGTTGTATTCAGTAGGGCAAATGTTGAGACTGTGGCGACAGCAGGTGAAAAAGGCATTAAAGTCAGCTGGGCGGCGAGTATTATCTAGAGACTTGCTGTACTGGCTGAAATTTCAAAAAAGATTTAGAGGTACGTCACAATTAGGTGGAGTGCGCTTTGGTAATCTCCGCCGTCTCAAACCCGTCAGCCACAACTTCGGTTTCAATCGCGGTTTGCCGATCGATCGCTATTACATTGAAAAATTTCTTGCCAGCCATGCCGATGCCATCCACGGACACGTCTTGGAAGTCAGCGAGAACAAGTACACACTCAAGTTTGGCGGCGATCGCGTCAGCAAAAGCGATGTCCTGCACGTAACTCAGGATAACCTCGCAGCAACAATAGTCGCTGACTTGACCTGTTGCGATGAAGACAGTTTACCCTCAAATACTTTCGATTGCATTATGGTTACGCAAACCCTACCGTTTATTTACGACGTGCGGGCGGCGATCGCGACTCTACACAGGATATTGAAGCCAGGAGGGACGATCTTAGCAACATTCGCTGGCATTAGCCAAGTTAGCCGTAGCGATATGGAAACTTGGGGAGAATACTGGCGATTTACAACCCTTTCAACTCGAAAGTTATTTTCTGAAGCTTTTCCAGCAGACCAGATCGAAGTAGAAGCATATGGCAATGTATTGGCTGCAATGTCATTTTTACAAGGATTAGCCGTCGAGGAACTGCGCCAGGAAGAACTAGACTACTTCGATCCTGACTATGAATTGTTAATTAGCGTAAGGGCAACTAAACCAGAGGTAAATCATGACAATACCTGGAGTGAAAGTACCTGGAGCCAATCGGATACGAGGGTTTGCTCGTCACTGTCGCAACCAACTTCAACCAGGGTCGCTGATCCTGCTCTATCATCGGGTCACTGA